One Chanodichthys erythropterus isolate Z2021 chromosome 10, ASM2448905v1, whole genome shotgun sequence DNA segment encodes these proteins:
- the LOC137027985 gene encoding uncharacterized protein, which produces MNRPFVFLTVYVSLVHGLFGVDRDEVSVSVMEGDSVTLNTGVKTKQDIKWYFNSIRIAEITGNVSYSCTDVQCNEVNERFRDRLKLNHQTGSLTITNIRTEHDGLYHLEVISSSIISEKIFVISVHGVTAADTNEVKMKSVKEGQYIMLDTGVIIDQGDLIMWYFNDNRIAYISWGPEIWTSRRFRDRLQLDHQTGSLNIRNVKTTDTGQYKLEITNSSSIQHFLSISSNSIKRFSVTVSAVPGSGLSLGAVAVAVLLLFCWT; this is translated from the exons ATGAATCGCCCCTTTGTTTTTCTCACAGTGTATGTTTCGCTCGTGCATG GTTTGTTTGGTGTTGATAGAGATGAAGTGtcagtgtcagtgatggagggagattcagtcactctaaacactggtgttaaaacaaaacaagatattAAATGGTATTTTAATAGCATTCGCATTGCTGAAATCACtggaaatgtcagttatagttGTACAGATGTGCAGTGTAATGAAGTTAatgagagattcagagacagactgaagctgaatcatcaaactggatctctgaccatcacaaacatcagAACTGAACATGATGGACTTTATCATCTAGAGGtcatcagcagcagcatcaTCAGTGAAAAGATCTTCGTTATTTCTGTCCATG GTGTGACTGCTGCAGATACAAATGAAGTAAAGATGAAGTCGGTGAAGGAGGGACAATATATCATGTTAGATACTGGCGTAATAATAGACCAAGGTGATTTAATTATGTGGTATTTTAATGACAATCGCATCGCTTATATCAGTTGGGGTCCAGAAATCTGGACATCtcggagattcagagacagactgcaGCTTGAtcatcaaactggatctctcAACATCAGAAACGTTAAAACCACAGACACTGGACAATATAAACTAGAGAtcaccaacagcagcagcatccaGCATTTCCTCAGCATTAGCAGCAACAGCATCAAGAGATTCAGTGTT